Below is a genomic region from Macaca thibetana thibetana isolate TM-01 chromosome 1, ASM2454274v1, whole genome shotgun sequence.
ctcttgtcgcccaggctggagtgtaatagtgtgatctcggctcactgcaacctctgactcctgggttcaagcgattctcccacctcagcctcccaagtagctggaattacaagcatgcatcaccacacccaactaatattttgtatttagtagagatgaggttgtatcatgttggccaggctggtctcgaactcctgacctcagatggtccacCTGCTTTTGCcttcccaggtgctgggattacaggtgtgagacaccgtgcctggccccatgaCTTGAATAAGAAGCATGACTTGCCTCTGAGGACACTCGTGTGTCTAGGATAatgaagtcttcttttttttttttgagatggagtctcactgtgtcacccaggctggagtgcagtggcatgatctcagctcactgcaacctctgcctcccaagtttaagtgattctcctgcctctctgccaagtagctggaattacagaaatgtgccaccacgcccagctaattttttttgtatttttagtagagatggggtttcgccatgttggccaggctggtctcgaactcctgacctcaggtgatccacctgcctcggcctcccaaagcgctgggattacagacgtgaaccactgcacccagatgAGAATGGGGTCTTCAAGAGGGTGTGGAGGAGCAGTGAGCTTGGACAATTAGGGGCACCTTCACACtattacttcctttctttcttctacagTTCTTAAACTTAAGCTGCTTCctatctctcttcttttcttcctcccacaTCCACAGATGGGGTGGCTGCATTCCGTGCCTTCTTGAAGACGGAGTTCAGTGAGGAGAACCTGGAGTTCTGGTTGGCCTGTGAGGAGTTCAAGAAGACCAGGTCAACAGCAAAACTGGTCTCTAAGGCCCATAGGATCTTTGAGGAGTTTGTGGATGTGCAGGCTCCACGGGAGGTGTGTTGGCAGCAGCGACCATCCTGTCTGTCCATGGCTTCTGGCCTGCATTTCTCTCTCAGAGAGGATCTGAGCCAGGCTTGATGAGGACTTTCTTATACAAAACTGAACCTCATCGCTCTGGTGGCccttgatggaaaaaaaaaaaaaaaaaaaaaaaaaggatcatttttaagaaacagaaacccAGGGCTTCCATCAGAGGAGCTCCATTAGGAGTGTTTTCGTTGTCTGTCAGTTAAGCATGCGCTAGCAGGAACTGTGCTGCTACAGAGATTCTGCAAGAATAAATGCTACCGAGTCTATGTTCGTTTTCCTGGTGGAAGGCAGCATAGCTTAATGAAACGTGGATCTGCTTTGAAATCTTGTTTCAATTTtagctccaccacttactagctaggAGCTCTTGGTCAAGTTACtaaacctctctgggtctcaatttccCCAATGTAAAAGGGTACCTACCTTTCAGAGGATGAGAGATGAAGCACATGTTCAGTATTTGCCACTGCTCATTAAtaagtaattataattatttatattatttaattataatgatTTATAGTAATAGgatgaatttctattttattgctgTTCTGAGTTATAATACAGAATTTTACTTGGGAGGGGAGGGTttacatgaagaaaaatgtttgctaCCAGTTTAGGTGCAGTGCATTTTTAGATTCCTTCAACTATGCTTTGACTTGGGATACAAGAAGTCTTTACCAGTTGTCTAGGATGCTACAGGCCCTTTATAATGCTGGTTGGAACAGAGATGTACATTCTAACCAGGGCCTCCCTCCACAAGGCATTTGTTTCCTTAGTAGACAAGAAAAGACAGGAGAAAAAGCTTACTTCAGGGGACTTGCATTAACAACTGGCTTGGATCTATCCCTTTGCCTGCCAGGGTGAAGGTCCCTGGATTAGGGATTCAAGTAATTTGGGATTTTGCCTTGGCTCTGTTGCTAACTTTCCATACTACTTTAAACAAGCTTTTCAGTCTCTTATTTTCAGTACTGTTGTCTATAAATTGGGACTGAGAATATCTGGTTTGCAGACCCCGCAGGATTCTTGCTGTGATCAAAAGGGATGACCTCCATGGAAGCAATTTGAAAAGCCAAAATCGCCTTAAACATGTAGATGCTGTCATTAATAATTATTGCATAGTTAGGGCCAGCTGCCAGAAACCTTGGCCGTTGAGGGCCTGTGACCTTGCTCTCTGTTTGTATCTCTAGGTAAACATTGACTTCCAGACCCGAGAAGCCACGAGGAAGAACATGCAGGAGCCGTCcctgacttgctttgaccaagcCCAAGGAAAAGTACACAGCCTCATGGAGAAAGACTCTTACCCCAGGTTCCTGAGGTCCAAAATGTACTTAGATCTGCTGTCCCAAAGCCAGAGGAGGCTCAGTTAGACCTCAGAAGTGGACTCCTGGAAATCACCGGCTTTCCCCTCCTCTTGCTGCCAAGATCATATTCTACTGTGAAATGTCATAGGTGTTCAAAAGTGGTGGCATTGGGGGTGAGAGGCTGGGGGTGAGGAGGGAATGAAGGGCCATTCCAAAGTATGACCCAGCTGCTGGAGCTTGGACTCTATTCCATTTACCCATGTTTGTGTTTTGGTTAGTGGTAGCGCCTTGCCGCTGTCACCCTTTTCTGGGTCAGCAACTTGCCCTTCATAATGCCTTGGGTCACCTCTGCTGAGAGGGCAGATTTGCTGTGCTAGGCTAATCTGTAAATAATGCAAATGCAATTCCCACCACCTCCACACCCTCCTCAGTTAGGATTCCTGACTCCACTTGTTGT
It encodes:
- the RGS8 gene encoding regulator of G-protein signaling 8 isoform X2 translates to MAALLMPRRNKGMRTRLGCLSHKSDSCSDFTAILPDKPNRALKRLSTEEATRWADSFDVLLSHKYGVAAFRAFLKTEFSEENLEFWLACEEFKKTRSTAKLVSKAHRIFEEFVDVQAPREVNIDFQTREATRKNMQEPSLTCFDQAQGKVHSLMEKDSYPRFLRSKMYLDLLSQSQRRLS
- the RGS8 gene encoding regulator of G-protein signaling 8 isoform X1 — protein: MWSALTRSLSDHPVGKDPQAMRTGQRQNKGMRTRLGCLSHKSDSCSDFTAILPDKPNRALKRLSTEEATRWADSFDVLLSHKYGVAAFRAFLKTEFSEENLEFWLACEEFKKTRSTAKLVSKAHRIFEEFVDVQAPREVNIDFQTREATRKNMQEPSLTCFDQAQGKVHSLMEKDSYPRFLRSKMYLDLLSQSQRRLS
- the RGS8 gene encoding regulator of G-protein signaling 8 isoform X3, which encodes MRTGQRQNKGMRTRLGCLSHKSDSCSDFTAILPDKPNRALKRLSTEEATRWADSFDVLLSHKYGVAAFRAFLKTEFSEENLEFWLACEEFKKTRSTAKLVSKAHRIFEEFVDVQAPREVNIDFQTREATRKNMQEPSLTCFDQAQGKVHSLMEKDSYPRFLRSKMYLDLLSQSQRRLS